In Rahnella sikkimica, the following are encoded in one genomic region:
- a CDS encoding ABC-F family ATPase, whose amino-acid sequence MLSTYNITMQFGSKPLFENINVKFGGGNRYGLIGANGCGKSTFMKILGGDLVPSGGNVVLDPNERLGKLRQDQFAFEQFSVLDTVIMGHAELWEVKEERDRIYAMAEMSEADGYKVADLEVAYGEMDGYSAESRAGELLLGVGIPVEQHYGPMSEIAPGFKLRVLLAQALFSDPEILLLDEPTNNLDIDTIRWLEQVLNERNSTMIIISHDRHFLNMVCTHMADLDYGELRVYPGNYDEYMTAATQARELLSANNAKKKAQIAELQSFVSRFSANASKSKQATSRARQIDKIQLDEIKASSRQNPYMRFEQDKKLFRNALEVEKITKGFDNGPLFKNLGLMLEVGEKVAILGANGIGKSTLLKTLVGEHEPESGSVKWSENSKIGYYAQDHEYEFDDSLNVFDWMSQWKSEKDDEQAVRGVLGRLLFGQDDIKKKVKVLSGGEKGRMLFGKLMMQRPNILIMDEPTNHLDMESIESLNMALEMYEGTLIFVSHDREFVSSLATRILEMTPTRIIDFSGNYEDYLRSQGINT is encoded by the coding sequence GTGCTAAGTACTTACAACATCACCATGCAATTCGGCAGCAAGCCGTTATTTGAAAACATTAACGTCAAATTTGGCGGCGGTAACCGCTATGGCCTGATTGGCGCGAACGGTTGTGGTAAATCCACTTTCATGAAAATCCTCGGTGGCGATTTAGTGCCATCCGGCGGCAACGTGGTTCTCGACCCGAACGAGCGTCTGGGTAAACTGCGCCAGGATCAGTTCGCATTCGAACAGTTCAGCGTTCTGGACACCGTGATCATGGGCCACGCCGAATTGTGGGAAGTGAAGGAAGAGCGCGACCGCATTTATGCCATGGCAGAAATGAGCGAAGCAGACGGCTACAAAGTGGCTGATCTGGAAGTCGCTTACGGCGAGATGGACGGCTACAGCGCCGAATCCCGCGCCGGTGAACTGCTGCTGGGCGTGGGTATTCCCGTTGAGCAACATTATGGCCCGATGAGCGAAATCGCACCGGGCTTTAAACTGCGCGTATTGCTGGCGCAGGCACTGTTCTCTGACCCGGAAATTCTGCTGCTCGACGAACCGACGAACAACCTGGACATCGATACTATTCGCTGGCTGGAGCAGGTGCTGAACGAGCGTAACAGCACCATGATCATCATTTCGCATGACCGTCACTTCCTGAACATGGTGTGTACGCACATGGCGGATCTGGACTACGGCGAATTGCGTGTTTATCCGGGCAACTATGACGAATACATGACGGCGGCAACGCAGGCTCGTGAACTTCTGAGTGCCAACAACGCCAAGAAAAAAGCGCAAATTGCCGAGCTGCAATCGTTCGTCAGCCGCTTCAGCGCCAACGCCTCCAAATCTAAACAGGCAACTTCCCGTGCCCGTCAGATTGATAAAATTCAGCTCGACGAAATCAAAGCGTCCAGCCGCCAGAACCCTTACATGCGCTTTGAGCAGGACAAGAAATTGTTCCGTAACGCGCTGGAAGTGGAAAAAATCACCAAAGGTTTCGACAACGGCCCGTTGTTTAAAAACCTGGGCCTGATGCTGGAAGTCGGCGAGAAAGTCGCGATTCTGGGTGCTAACGGTATCGGTAAATCGACCCTGCTGAAAACGCTGGTCGGCGAGCACGAACCGGAAAGCGGTTCAGTGAAATGGTCTGAAAACTCAAAAATCGGTTACTACGCGCAGGATCACGAATACGAATTCGACGATAGCCTGAACGTGTTCGACTGGATGAGTCAGTGGAAATCCGAGAAAGACGACGAGCAGGCCGTGCGCGGTGTTCTCGGGCGTCTGCTGTTCGGCCAGGACGACATCAAGAAGAAAGTGAAAGTGCTTTCCGGTGGTGAGAAAGGTCGTATGTTATTCGGGAAACTGATGATGCAACGTCCAAACATCCTGATCATGGATGAACCAACCAACCACCTGGATATGGAATCTATCGAGTCACTGAACATGGCGCTGGAAATGTACGAAGGCACGCTGATCTTCGTTTCCCATGACCGTGAATTCGTGAGCTCGCTGGCGACGCGTATTCTGGAAATGACGCCGACCCGTATCATCGACTTCTCCGGTAACTACGAAGATTACTTACGTAGTCAGGGTATTAATACCTAA
- a CDS encoding DUF1240 domain-containing protein produces MNKKYIQQWLIFKGGAIILIAASLCYIYGVNDLMETFNTKSLFILSDIIEYSGKVIICASGIPLFIWVLFFALKMLFKKGIEPFKKYTTIGYVWMVVSVLSFILGFIISFIIPFILMASPYTSCNIGKYSNYYVITPSLCKTIDPDEWKKR; encoded by the coding sequence ATGAATAAAAAATATATTCAACAATGGCTGATTTTCAAGGGTGGGGCTATTATCTTAATAGCGGCTTCTTTGTGTTATATTTATGGTGTTAATGACTTAATGGAGACTTTTAATACCAAATCGTTATTTATTTTGAGTGATATCATTGAATATAGCGGCAAGGTAATAATATGTGCAAGCGGAATTCCATTATTTATATGGGTGTTATTTTTTGCATTAAAAATGCTTTTTAAGAAAGGTATTGAACCCTTTAAAAAATACACTACGATTGGTTATGTCTGGATGGTTGTTAGTGTATTGTCTTTTATTTTAGGTTTTATCATATCCTTCATTATTCCTTTTATCTTAATGGCGTCGCCTTATACCTCATGTAATATAGGAAAGTATAGTAATTATTATGTAATCACCCCGAGTTTGTGTAAAACCATTGATCCTGATGAATGGAAAAAAAGATGA
- the moeB gene encoding molybdopterin-synthase adenylyltransferase MoeB encodes MATLPELTDAETLRYNRQIVLKGFDFDAQEKLKASHALIVGLGGLGCAAAQYLAAAGTGTLTLLDFDTVSLSNLQRQTLHTDARIGMSKVGSAALALAAINPHIQLNQVDAQADDDMLREMIAACDIVVDCTDNVTTRNQLNQQCFAQNKPLVSGAAIRMEGQLSVFTYQPDEPCYRCLSRLFGENALTCVEAGVMSPLVGIIGSLQAMETIKLLTHFGETPRGKLLMYDAMTLQFRQMNLMKDPGCEVCGDC; translated from the coding sequence ATGGCAACGCTGCCGGAACTGACTGACGCCGAAACCCTGCGTTATAACCGCCAGATCGTCCTGAAAGGGTTTGATTTTGATGCGCAGGAAAAGCTGAAAGCCAGCCACGCGCTGATTGTCGGCCTGGGCGGTCTGGGCTGTGCGGCGGCGCAATATCTGGCGGCTGCCGGAACGGGCACGCTGACCTTGCTGGATTTCGACACCGTTTCACTGTCCAATTTACAGCGCCAGACGTTGCACACCGACGCGCGTATTGGCATGTCAAAAGTGGGTTCTGCCGCGCTGGCGCTGGCGGCAATTAACCCGCACATTCAGCTGAATCAGGTTGATGCTCAGGCGGATGACGACATGCTGCGCGAAATGATTGCCGCCTGCGACATCGTTGTCGATTGCACCGACAACGTCACGACGCGAAACCAGCTCAATCAGCAATGTTTTGCACAGAACAAACCGCTGGTGTCCGGCGCTGCCATCCGCATGGAGGGACAGCTTAGCGTGTTTACTTATCAGCCTGATGAACCCTGCTACCGTTGCCTGAGTCGTCTGTTTGGCGAAAACGCGCTGACCTGCGTCGAAGCCGGTGTGATGTCACCGCTGGTCGGCATCATCGGCAGCTTACAGGCTATGGAAACCATCAAGCTGCTGACCCACTTCGGCGAAACGCCACGCGGAAAACTGCTGATGTACGACGCCATGACGCTGCAATTTCGCCAGATGAACCTGATGAAAGATCCGGGTTGTGAGGTGTGCGGGGATTGCTGA
- the moeA gene encoding molybdopterin molybdotransferase MoeA produces the protein MEFNTAGLISLEEALQKMRAYVPPKTEKDSESLPLADAAGRITATPVKSPLFVPPFDNAAMDGYAVRCADLHADAVLPVAGKAFAGAPFHGEWPAGTCIRIMTGAPVPQGADAVIMQEQADISDAGVRFTAEVHKGQNIRLTGDDIKQGDSVLPAGVRLGAAELPLLASLGVTEVNVWKALKVAVFSTGDELQPVGTPLEEGQIYDTNRFAVRLMLEQLGCTVLDLGIIRDDPQALRKAFEEANTFADLVISSGGVSVGEADYTKQMLDELGEIGFWKLAMKPGKPFAFGKLQNSWFCGLPGNPVSAALTFYQLVQPFIAQLSGHTAWQFPPRLKAKAVTPLKKSAGRLDFQRGIFSTNAGGELEVRTTGHQGSHVFSSFSLANCFVVLERERENVAAGEIVEIEPFNALLRS, from the coding sequence ATGGAATTCAATACTGCCGGTTTGATCTCGCTGGAAGAAGCGCTGCAAAAAATGCGCGCTTATGTTCCGCCTAAAACCGAGAAAGACAGCGAATCTCTCCCGCTCGCCGACGCCGCAGGCCGCATTACCGCCACGCCGGTGAAATCCCCTCTTTTCGTTCCACCTTTCGATAATGCCGCGATGGACGGTTACGCTGTGCGCTGCGCTGATTTGCACGCAGACGCGGTTCTGCCCGTTGCAGGTAAAGCCTTTGCCGGTGCACCTTTCCACGGTGAATGGCCTGCCGGAACCTGTATCCGCATCATGACCGGCGCACCGGTTCCGCAAGGTGCTGACGCGGTCATCATGCAGGAACAGGCCGATATCTCCGATGCAGGCGTGCGCTTCACCGCAGAAGTGCATAAAGGCCAGAATATCCGTCTGACCGGCGACGACATTAAGCAAGGTGACAGCGTACTGCCTGCCGGTGTGCGTCTCGGCGCGGCTGAATTACCGCTGCTGGCCTCTCTGGGCGTGACGGAAGTTAACGTGTGGAAGGCGCTGAAAGTCGCGGTGTTTTCGACCGGCGACGAACTGCAACCGGTCGGCACGCCGTTAGAGGAAGGCCAGATTTACGACACCAACCGTTTCGCCGTACGTCTGATGCTCGAACAACTCGGCTGCACCGTGCTGGATTTGGGGATTATCCGCGACGATCCGCAGGCGCTGCGCAAAGCTTTTGAAGAAGCCAACACATTTGCCGATCTGGTGATTTCCAGCGGCGGCGTTTCAGTTGGCGAAGCTGATTACACCAAGCAAATGCTCGATGAACTGGGTGAGATTGGCTTCTGGAAACTGGCGATGAAACCGGGCAAACCTTTCGCTTTCGGCAAATTGCAGAACAGTTGGTTCTGCGGCCTGCCGGGCAATCCGGTTTCCGCTGCGCTGACGTTTTATCAGCTGGTGCAACCGTTTATCGCGCAACTTTCCGGCCACACCGCCTGGCAGTTCCCGCCGCGTCTGAAAGCGAAAGCCGTGACGCCACTGAAGAAATCCGCCGGACGTCTTGATTTCCAGCGCGGGATTTTCAGCACGAACGCCGGAGGCGAGCTTGAAGTGCGCACAACCGGCCATCAGGGTTCGCACGTCTTCAGCTCATTCAGCCTGGCGAACTGTTTTGTGGTGCTCGAACGCGAGCGTGAAAACGTCGCCGCGGGCGAAATCGTGGAAATCGAACCTTTCAACGCCCTGCTTCGGAGCTGA
- a CDS encoding DeoR family transcriptional regulator yields MLKKNRHQAILQLIEQHEVLQVSELAQSLDVSLETIRRDLSEMQDKGLILRRHGRARRLVAQPETSWLNSLQRCPQL; encoded by the coding sequence GTGCTTAAAAAAAATCGCCATCAGGCCATCCTTCAGTTGATAGAACAGCATGAAGTGTTACAGGTTAGCGAACTGGCACAATCGCTGGATGTGAGTCTTGAAACCATTCGTCGAGACCTGAGTGAAATGCAGGATAAAGGGTTGATTCTGCGTCGTCACGGCCGCGCCCGTCGTCTGGTTGCTCAACCTGAAACATCCTGGCTAAACAGTTTGCAGCGCTGCCCGCAGCTTTAA
- the tsgA gene encoding MFS transporter TsgA, translated as MEQAFNRQRINMISWLSYFFTGALVSTLGIVIGPVSQAFGKDPAFIGQMFTLMNIGLFLPIMISGVLMRKFNLGKQLITGSTVSVLTCIALFLMPTITMFGIGVFLIGAASGIMMSIGSYLVVRINEDPKKRSANLILTDFFFALAGVILSLLLGYLFQHGASWLAMYGVMAVLSLMMIVLCVGQKFPSIPQAVEKKSSASQQQDRWGASVWVLCFALFAFLLAEPVFTMWLPSWLKEHFGMAADRAAFYITTYWTVKSVGLFVNQFTVRFVKLRTYLLISAGVGLVCLAVAANSASTMLILICAGLFGFCNSGLFSGIMSYGSLQVRNSPPTLTSALLTIGTLGTLIFSTLSSLVYSQYGLFWALNTATIAYVFLLAALIIASFSSKAEALEQQTAH; from the coding sequence ATGGAACAGGCATTCAACCGCCAGCGGATCAATATGATTTCCTGGCTGAGTTATTTCTTCACCGGTGCGCTGGTTTCAACGCTTGGTATCGTGATCGGCCCGGTATCGCAGGCGTTTGGCAAAGACCCCGCATTTATCGGACAGATGTTTACGCTGATGAACATCGGCCTGTTCCTGCCGATCATGATAAGCGGCGTGCTGATGCGCAAATTCAATCTGGGCAAACAGCTGATTACCGGCTCAACCGTCTCGGTGCTGACCTGCATCGCGCTGTTCCTGATGCCGACCATCACCATGTTCGGTATCGGCGTTTTCCTGATTGGCGCGGCGTCCGGCATCATGATGTCCATTGGCAGCTATCTGGTGGTGCGCATTAACGAAGATCCGAAAAAACGCTCGGCGAACCTGATCCTCACCGATTTCTTCTTTGCGCTGGCGGGCGTGATTCTGTCCCTGCTGCTGGGGTATTTATTCCAGCACGGCGCAAGCTGGCTGGCGATGTATGGCGTCATGGCGGTGCTGAGCCTGATGATGATCGTACTGTGCGTCGGGCAGAAATTCCCGTCGATTCCGCAAGCGGTTGAGAAAAAATCATCCGCCAGCCAGCAGCAAGATCGTTGGGGCGCTTCGGTGTGGGTATTGTGCTTCGCGCTGTTTGCTTTCCTGCTGGCGGAACCGGTGTTCACTATGTGGCTGCCAAGCTGGCTGAAAGAGCATTTCGGGATGGCGGCTGACCGCGCGGCGTTCTACATCACAACCTACTGGACGGTGAAATCCGTCGGCCTGTTTGTGAATCAGTTCACCGTTCGCTTCGTAAAACTGCGCACGTATCTGCTGATTTCAGCGGGTGTCGGGCTGGTGTGTCTGGCGGTGGCGGCCAACAGTGCAAGCACGATGCTTATCCTGATTTGCGCCGGTCTGTTTGGCTTCTGCAATTCCGGGCTGTTCTCCGGCATCATGAGCTACGGCAGTTTGCAGGTCAGAAATTCTCCGCCAACGCTGACGTCTGCGCTGCTGACTATCGGCACCCTCGGGACGCTGATCTTCTCCACGCTGTCGTCGCTGGTATACAGCCAGTACGGGTTATTCTGGGCGCTGAATACCGCGACCATCGCTTACGTCTTCCTGCTGGCGGCGCTGATTATCGCCTCGTTCAGCAGCAAAGCCGAAGCGCTGGAACAACAAACAGCGCATTGA
- the xapA gene encoding xanthosine phosphorylase, with protein MLNNNAFDCAAIIRQRAPGFIPRAALILGSGLGTLCDDMAGAITIPYADLPGFPQSSVVGHAGELVLGHLEGVPVMCMKGRGHMYEGHGMSVMTSAVRTFKLLGCEFLLATNAAGSLRKEVAPGRLVALTDHVSFMPESPLAGPNDDRFGPRFFSLANAYDKELRAQLHVVAGKLGIDVAEGVFAAYTGPNFETPAEIRMMQTLGCDVVGMSIVPEVISARHCGLKVLAVSAMTNFAEGLSDTPLSHEQTLSCAKLAVGDFTRLIRAFFADLSATAK; from the coding sequence ATGCTCAATAACAACGCGTTTGACTGTGCAGCTATTATCCGCCAGCGTGCTCCGGGCTTTATTCCCCGCGCCGCGCTTATCTTAGGTTCCGGCCTCGGCACGCTGTGCGACGATATGGCCGGTGCGATTACCATTCCTTACGCAGACCTGCCAGGGTTCCCGCAAAGCAGCGTCGTCGGCCACGCCGGTGAACTGGTTCTGGGTCATCTCGAAGGCGTGCCGGTGATGTGCATGAAAGGCCGTGGACATATGTATGAAGGCCACGGCATGTCAGTGATGACCAGCGCCGTTCGCACCTTCAAACTGCTGGGCTGCGAATTCCTGCTGGCCACCAACGCCGCCGGTTCCCTGCGCAAAGAAGTCGCGCCGGGACGCTTAGTTGCGCTCACCGACCACGTCAGCTTTATGCCGGAATCGCCGCTGGCAGGCCCGAATGACGACCGTTTTGGCCCGCGCTTCTTCAGCCTGGCGAACGCTTATGACAAAGAACTGCGCGCGCAGCTTCACGTTGTCGCCGGCAAACTGGGTATCGACGTGGCAGAAGGCGTATTCGCCGCCTACACCGGCCCGAACTTCGAAACGCCTGCGGAAATCCGGATGATGCAAACCCTCGGCTGCGACGTCGTCGGCATGTCCATCGTGCCGGAAGTGATTTCAGCGCGACACTGCGGTCTTAAAGTGCTGGCGGTTTCCGCCATGACCAACTTCGCCGAAGGGTTATCCGACACTCCGCTTTCCCACGAACAAACCCTGAGCTGCGCAAAACTGGCGGTGGGCGATTTCACCCGTCTGATCCGCGCCTTCTTCGCTGACTTATCAGCGACTGCAAAATAA
- a CDS encoding LysR family transcriptional regulator: MTRPFTDSVFDLGQINLRLLHYFRVVAEELSFSKAAVRLNMSQPPLSLHIKELEHLLGTPLFLRTTRSVSLTPAGAALMREAGLMLDSINRSLHQVRKIGRGEIGHIQFGTVGTAAWGPLMPVLNNFGKNAPEISWTITELTPVQQIDALQLQRIDIGIWREAKIALPQGLSSKLMVRENVAVALSESHPLAVKSSVAIRELAGEDFILMPMNTSSLGSYLYSMCRQHGFLPVVKQQVNEPQTALALVANGYGITLLPESYARIRWPGVRFCALSEMLPADLYAIYQADSVTPAAARFLDLL; this comes from the coding sequence GTGACGCGTCCATTCACCGATTCGGTTTTCGATCTCGGCCAGATTAACCTCCGCCTGCTGCATTATTTCCGCGTCGTGGCCGAGGAGCTGAGTTTCAGCAAAGCGGCGGTGCGGCTCAATATGTCGCAGCCGCCGCTGAGCCTGCATATCAAAGAGCTGGAACATCTGCTCGGCACGCCGCTGTTTCTGCGTACCACCCGTTCCGTGTCACTGACACCCGCAGGCGCCGCGCTGATGCGGGAAGCGGGGCTGATGCTCGACAGCATCAACCGCTCATTGCATCAGGTGCGAAAAATTGGCCGGGGGGAAATCGGGCATATTCAGTTTGGGACGGTTGGAACCGCCGCGTGGGGGCCGCTGATGCCGGTGCTGAATAATTTCGGCAAGAATGCGCCGGAAATCAGCTGGACGATCACCGAACTGACGCCGGTTCAGCAAATCGACGCGTTGCAGCTGCAAAGGATTGATATCGGCATCTGGCGCGAGGCGAAAATCGCGCTGCCGCAGGGGTTATCGAGCAAGCTGATGGTGCGCGAGAACGTGGCCGTCGCACTGTCAGAAAGTCATCCGCTGGCGGTCAAAAGCAGTGTGGCGATCCGCGAACTGGCGGGTGAAGATTTTATTCTGATGCCGATGAACACCTCGAGTCTGGGCAGTTATTTGTATTCAATGTGCCGTCAGCACGGCTTTCTGCCAGTGGTGAAACAGCAGGTGAATGAGCCGCAGACTGCGCTGGCGCTGGTGGCGAACGGTTACGGGATTACGCTGTTGCCGGAAAGCTATGCGCGGATCCGCTGGCCGGGTGTGCGTTTTTGCGCGCTGAGTGAAATGCTGCCCGCCGATTTGTACGCCATTTATCAGGCAGACTCAGTCACACCGGCGGCGGCGCGTTTTCTCGATTTGCTCTGA
- the tsgA gene encoding MFS transporter TsgA: METVYNRRRINVISWLSYFFTGGLVSTLGIVIGPVATAFNKEPAFIGLMFSLMNIGLFLPIMISGILMRKFDLGKQLITGSVITILTCIALFIMPSITLFGVGVFLIGATAGLMMSIGSYLVVRINDDPKKRSANLIFTDFFFALSGMTLSLVLGFLFKHGASWLAMYGIMGTLSVLMILLCVGQKFPVVAKPEAVTKQDREAKEPWGFAAYVLCFALFAFVFSELVFTLWMPSWLHEHFGLDTDRAAIYITTYWMVKAIGLFLNQFTVRFVKLRTFLFVSAVVGLISLCVVTHSESAALVMVAVGVFGFCNSGMFSGLMSYGSLQVKNSPPTLTSALLTTASVGTLIFASFSSFIYREYGLFWALNIATVSYVLLVLAVIIAGIRSKAEKIHHEMSVG, encoded by the coding sequence ATGGAAACTGTTTATAACCGCCGTCGGATCAACGTGATCTCGTGGCTCAGTTACTTCTTTACCGGTGGGTTGGTTTCGACTTTAGGGATTGTTATCGGCCCGGTGGCCACCGCGTTTAATAAAGAACCTGCCTTTATCGGCCTGATGTTCTCACTGATGAACATCGGTTTGTTCCTGCCGATCATGATAAGCGGCATCCTGATGCGTAAATTCGATCTGGGTAAACAGCTGATTACAGGGTCAGTTATCACCATTCTGACCTGTATCGCCCTGTTTATTATGCCGTCGATCACACTGTTCGGTGTCGGCGTATTCCTGATTGGTGCGACGGCGGGCCTGATGATGTCTATCGGCAGCTATCTGGTGGTGCGCATCAACGATGATCCGAAAAAACGTTCTGCTAACCTGATCTTCACCGACTTCTTCTTTGCGCTTTCCGGCATGACGCTGTCCCTGGTGCTCGGTTTCCTGTTCAAACACGGCGCCAGCTGGCTGGCGATGTACGGCATCATGGGCACCCTGAGCGTACTGATGATTTTGCTGTGCGTAGGCCAGAAATTCCCGGTTGTTGCCAAGCCGGAAGCCGTGACGAAACAGGATCGTGAAGCGAAAGAGCCGTGGGGTTTTGCCGCGTATGTGTTGTGTTTTGCGCTGTTTGCTTTCGTCTTCAGCGAACTGGTTTTCACCCTGTGGATGCCAAGCTGGTTGCATGAACACTTCGGTTTAGATACTGACCGCGCCGCGATTTACATCACCACTTACTGGATGGTGAAAGCGATTGGCCTGTTCCTCAACCAGTTCACCGTTCGTTTCGTCAAACTGCGCACGTTCCTGTTTGTCTCTGCGGTCGTCGGTTTAATCAGTCTTTGCGTGGTAACGCACAGCGAAAGTGCTGCACTGGTGATGGTTGCAGTAGGCGTGTTCGGGTTCTGTAACTCCGGGATGTTCTCCGGCCTGATGAGCTACGGCAGCCTGCAGGTGAAAAACTCACCGCCAACGCTGACCTCTGCCCTGCTGACCACCGCGTCAGTCGGCACGCTGATTTTCGCATCATTCTCTTCGTTCATTTACCGCGAATATGGCCTGTTCTGGGCGCTGAATATCGCCACCGTTTCTTACGTGCTTCTGGTGCTGGCGGTGATCATTGCCGGTATCCGCAGTAAAGCAGAAAAGATTCATCACGAAATGTCTGTCGGCTGA
- a CDS encoding isoaspartyl peptidase/L-asparaginase family protein: MSSSTDNSASSVSDKKRPVIAIHGGAGAITRAAMSREKEQHYLAELERIVATGQAILAAGGSALDAVTEAVRLLEECPLFNAGKGAVFTHQGTHELDACIMDGRTLEAGAISCVNHIRNPILTARKVLENSPHVMFTGAGAEAFAREQGQEMVEPEFFDTQERFEQLQRAIAADGGVMLDHDGASLNAQPSGDPIDPDHKFGTVGAVAMDAQGNLAAATSTGGMTNKQAGRVGDSPIIGAGCYASNNTVAISSTGTGEVFMRTVAAYDVAALIEYAGLTLEEATHKVVQEKLLPLGGIGGMIAIDRFGNVVLPFNSEGMYRGFARVGDAPVVSIYR, translated from the coding sequence ATGAGTTCTTCTACTGATAATTCAGCGAGTTCCGTTTCGGACAAGAAGCGTCCGGTTATTGCCATTCACGGCGGTGCCGGGGCGATTACCCGCGCAGCAATGAGTCGTGAAAAAGAACAACATTATTTAGCCGAACTGGAGCGCATTGTTGCCACCGGGCAGGCCATTCTGGCGGCAGGCGGCAGCGCACTGGATGCGGTGACCGAAGCGGTGCGTTTACTGGAAGAATGCCCGTTATTTAATGCCGGGAAAGGGGCCGTTTTCACCCATCAGGGCACGCATGAGCTGGATGCCTGCATCATGGATGGCCGCACGCTGGAGGCCGGTGCAATCAGCTGTGTCAATCATATCCGTAACCCGATCCTGACCGCACGCAAGGTGCTTGAAAACAGCCCTCACGTGATGTTTACCGGTGCGGGTGCGGAAGCGTTTGCCCGTGAACAGGGGCAGGAAATGGTTGAACCGGAATTCTTTGACACGCAGGAACGTTTCGAACAGTTGCAGCGCGCAATTGCGGCAGACGGCGGCGTGATGCTCGATCACGACGGGGCGTCCCTGAATGCTCAGCCGTCTGGCGACCCGATCGATCCGGACCATAAATTTGGCACCGTCGGTGCAGTGGCGATGGACGCGCAGGGTAATCTGGCGGCGGCAACATCCACCGGCGGCATGACCAACAAACAGGCCGGACGCGTCGGCGACAGCCCGATTATTGGTGCAGGCTGCTACGCCAGCAACAATACCGTGGCGATTTCCAGCACCGGCACCGGCGAAGTCTTTATGCGCACGGTCGCGGCGTATGACGTCGCGGCGCTGATTGAATACGCCGGACTCACGCTCGAAGAAGCCACGCACAAAGTGGTGCAGGAAAAACTGCTGCCGCTGGGCGGGATTGGCGGGATGATCGCCATCGACCGGTTTGGCAACGTGGTTCTGCCGTTTAACAGCGAAGGCATGTACCGCGGATTTGCCCGCGTGGGTGACGCCCCCGTTGTCAGTATTTACCGATGA